A region of Phycisphaerae bacterium DNA encodes the following proteins:
- a CDS encoding phosphoribosylaminoimidazolesuccinocarboxamide synthase, translated as MENERIILQTNIPGFPVRRGKVRDIYDLGDKLLIVASDRISAFDVVMPNGIPFKGEVLARISRFWFDFVKGIRHHLIEFIDEKAPPGFEPYLDQLAGRSMLVKKTKVLPIECVVRGYLAGSGWKEYQKTQSVCGIKLPPGLRQCDKLPEPLFTPATKAEEGHDENVSFERACQLTDPKTMETVRRLSISVYTQAAEYARRRGVIIADTKFEWGFDGEELILIDEVLTPDSSRFWPADQYEPGRDQPSFDKQFVRNYLETLNWNKTPPGPALPTDVILGTARKYIEAYERITGQEFPKSL; from the coding sequence TTGGAAAACGAGCGTATCATTCTGCAGACGAACATTCCGGGGTTTCCGGTTCGGCGGGGCAAAGTTCGTGACATCTACGACCTGGGAGACAAATTGCTGATCGTCGCCAGCGATCGCATCAGCGCTTTCGACGTTGTCATGCCCAATGGGATCCCCTTCAAGGGTGAGGTGCTGGCGCGGATCAGCAGGTTCTGGTTCGACTTTGTCAAAGGCATCCGCCATCACCTGATCGAGTTCATCGACGAGAAGGCGCCGCCGGGATTCGAGCCATACTTGGATCAACTCGCCGGCCGTTCGATGCTGGTCAAGAAGACCAAGGTGCTGCCCATCGAGTGCGTGGTCCGAGGTTACCTGGCCGGTAGCGGGTGGAAGGAATATCAGAAAACGCAATCGGTTTGCGGCATCAAGCTGCCCCCAGGTCTTCGGCAGTGTGACAAATTGCCGGAGCCGCTTTTCACACCCGCTACAAAGGCCGAAGAAGGACACGACGAAAACGTGTCGTTCGAGCGAGCCTGCCAGTTAACTGACCCCAAGACCATGGAAACCGTGCGCCGGCTGAGCATTTCTGTCTATACCCAGGCGGCGGAGTATGCTCGCCGGCGCGGCGTCATCATTGCCGATACGAAGTTCGAATGGGGCTTCGACGGCGAGGAGCTGATCCTGATCGACGAGGTGCTCACGCCGGATTCGTCACGATTCTGGCCCGCCGACCAGTATGAGCCCGGTCGGGACCAGCCCAGCTTCGACAAGCAGTTTGTCCGCAATTATCTTGAGACGCTGAACTGGAACAAGACACCACCCGGGCCGGCACTGCCGACCGACGTCATTCTGGGTACGGCACGCAAGTACATAGAGGCCTACGAGCGCATCACCGGCCAGGAGTTTCCGAAGTCCTTGTGA